The genomic DNA CAATAAATTTGTTCAGTGATTTCACTTTACAGTATTTAATGGATTAAACAAAGGGAGACTCAAGACAGCACCTTATATTCTCGTAAATAATACTGGAATCGCTTCGTTATTTCAGCAAATGTGGGTCTCATCAAAGGGTTTTCTAACCAACATAAACGCATCATTTCATACCTGCAAATAGCAACGGAAAATATTTGAATAATTAATCTGTAATACCTAATTACAACTCGTCTTGAAGAAGGAAACGCTATCCGATTGttaaatagcctgttccaggcttaGAGATAATGGGGGAAAACTGACGCGAAAGTGTAAGGCATGTGAAAAGTTGGCAGAGATTATAGGCTCCGCCGCCCTTCCTCTCCCCATTTTCCTCCCGTTTTtgacttctttctttctttctttctttcttgtttttttttttgtgtgtgtgtgtgttcgcgtcttctcaattcagcggactaTGTAGAAGGCACAAGTGTAATAAttggacccaagtgtaataaaggtcccatctgtaataacatttggaccCAAGCGTAATAAAAGTCTCATCCGTAATAACATTTTGAGCCCAAGCGTAATAAAGGTCctatctgtaataacatttggaccTAAGTGTAATAAAGGCCGTATTTGTAAAAGTTACCTTTATACTCAAACTGGTAATATACCAACAACAAATTATGGCCAATAAGAGGTAAAGAGTGTAAAATCACGTGACCTGCGGAAACCAACCTCTGCCATTTAATTTAATCTCCATGGCTTTCACGTCACTGTCAAACTGAATTTTAGATGTAGTAGTTCGGCTAGAAAAGTATTTACTATTAGATAAACGGAACTGGCcattaaaaaaatgccattgtcaCTGAGAACTATTAACCAAAGAAAATATGTGCTCAGTACTGCTTTACTGCGTTCTTACGAGAGTGTTTTTTGTTgctgcgggcgacaagaggagcccgcaatcctaatgtcaaggttgttattacgcaccCATCGCATGTATGTAGTCAGctttcgtttggacttccactaagaatgaatggaatgcacagaacacaatttgatcacgtgcgtttggaccttctatcactcgtaatcttatcacgcgtgttttgaccatctgtcacgtgaaacgtacgcaaagcacagcgctgGAGGAAAACCTTCGATCGTtatcgcccgcactccgtaacctttggctATTACTAGTTATAAcgttaaaattcttatgttatcTTTATTCGGAGGTGTCTCTCACTATCTTTCAAGAGCTCCAAAATATCGCTTTATGATAAGCACCATTAGACTAGCTGAGAACAATGATGCAGAGGCGCGTGacaatattttgcaaattggccatcttttgGATCGTAATGGTGTCAGGTGAGAATTTCAATGTAAGAGCTCCAAAATGTCGCGCTGATTTCTAAGCAAAGTAAGACAAGCTGAAGACGGTCCAACTGTTATTACAGATAGGACCTTTATTACGCTTGGGTTCAAAATGTTATTACGGATGGGACTTTTATTACGCTTGGGTCCAAATGTTATTACGGATGGGACTTTTATTACGCTTGggtccaaatgttattacagatgggacctttattacacttgggtccaaTTATTACACTTGTGCCTTCTAcagacccgactatctcggagcctggaacagttctcatatatgatttatttcatatacattattttgccacatacatctctttcacgggaacatgaACACATAATTGACCAGCTCCCAAAATAAGTGACTTTATAGCTTAGCTGGTTAGAGCGCGAGGTCacaggttcaaatcccgttgaagtcctgaattttctttcaggcttcttacgcaATTCCATAAACAGACCATATTCAcgatgacgtaattttactactactaccagaatccttcagggtttttctttcttatgtaaattagagcttttgttatttaaacatcACTTGGATTAccaattttaaatttgaaagaaagaaCGAAATGAAgtctggtcttagtagtaaaagGCGTCATCGAGCAAATGGTGTATTGCGTTCACGACTGCCAGcattcatttccgcagttctcatatatgatttactTCATATACATTTGTCACATTCATCTcatcacgggaacatatgaacacATAATTGACCAGCTCCCAACATCATTGACTTCATAGCTTAGTTGCATGgttagagcatcgcaccggtatcgcgaggtcacggttTCAAATCCCGTTCAAGTTCTGGATTTTTACGCAATACTCCGTTTCCAGAAAAAAACGGAAGTTGCATGGAAGTGAGGCTTAATAGCCCTCGCggcaaatttaaaataactaacaTGGCGGACGATCAAGTGGCTCTTACTCCAGAGGACATTCCTGGTGCTAGTTTTATTAAGGAAGAGATGGAAAAACTGACTGTTTCTCAACTAAAGTTTTGGTTAAAATGCCTCCGTATAAATCAAAAAATGTAATGAAAAGGATCTGTTGGAAAGTTAGGTGTACATCATCCAGTTTCGCGCGATCGATCAGCTGTTTCTGCTGTTTATTTTCAACTAAAAGTTTACGTAGCGGTTAAGACACGTGTgtaaaaaatttgctttctcaGGGTCATGAACCTGAAAGCAATGAAAAATCTAAAATAAATGACCCTGACCCTGACCTACATTGGAGTTTCACTAATGCAAAGTTAGCGAGACAATGAAGAACTGAGGGAAAATGGGGAGACCGCGAGTGATAGAGATTCAGCATTTGGAGACGATTTTAAAGACCGTCTCCCACATGTTCGTTCCGACTGATACATTGGAACACACAAAGAACTGTGAAAAGAACACCAGAAAATCTGCTGATGCCGTTGCCGAGTTTGCAAGTTCTTAAGGGCTCAGAATGCTCTCATTTGTTCACGACCTCCAAGTGTGTGCGAGTCCGAATTCCGAGGATGATGTTCTTTAAATTTCAAAGACATTCCTGGAAAAGCGTGTCTCAATGCCTTGCGTCTTCACAACTGATAAGTCTTGAGTGCAGCGCTTAACACTGCTATAGCGGTACGTATatcatgtatggggacatatattgtaccgaCTTTAAGAGTATTAAGGTAACTACAAGGTAACAGAGTTTCAAGGTTACAggtcattttaatttgatcacgttaacatgataggtggggtgacccgccaaatGTTAACTCACTTACCTTGGGTCCCCCCACCTCCGTGTAAACAGGACCTAAATCTATAAAGATTTACATTGAAACGGTAAATCGCAGTTAATAGAGCGTGACACGCTAAAGCTCCAGGGGATCATTAGACAAGTAGAGATGCTCAGCGAATTtaaaatcaagctaaagcgcCATTTTAAACAGTAATACCCGCGGTACATTTTGGCTGtgtaacttaattaattttctagttttaatgttttaatgtctttgctTTTGTGTTGTGTCAGGGCTGCATTTAAACTAGCTCTACTAAATTGGATgtccctggataaatattgattaaaatATTGAGTTTTTgaatattcatttattcatttgtaTAAGCTTAAGGACAATTGCAAACTTACAGTTCGTCTGAGCTATGTTCCGGACGTGACATACGGTTCCCCATGGACAGCCAACTGATTAGATCCGCTAGTATTATTATGTTAGGGTACGGCACCTCACCTACAGACATCCACCAAATTTTAGGTCATATCACAAGAAACGGGTAGAAATATCCCACGATACTACACACTAAACCGTCCAATAACAGATCTTTTATTCCATCGACTTAGACgaactaaagaaaaacaaacaaacaaataagcaaacaaaagcaaacaacaacaaaaacgtttACTTATAATGAGAATGTCTGACCTGTTTAAAATCAGTTTTCGACGTTGTTTTAAAAGATTGgtcagaaataaaataaaataaaaaaagtcaagATGGTTAAATGTGTTATTTGGAGCAACTCATTTCGTCACAGCTTAGTGTAGGGCTTATAATGGCTTTCCGGTTTTTGTGGAAAATCGATTTGCAAAGCCAAGAAAGAAACATCTTCCGCAAAGTCAAGGAGTTAGTCAAGGAGTTTCAAAGAATAAGTTGACAACAACGGACTTGATAATTCATCTCTTCATCAAGAGTTTTTGGAGTGTGTTATGTTGATTTCCTTGACCAAATACTGGTCAGTTCCTCTGTGGGGAAGTACTTCATGGACAATAGACTATTTTACAGTTATGAGCTTGGTATCAGTCTCACATTCGCTAAAAGGCTAAGGGAGGTtggccttgttttgatacaaacagTTTCCTTTTCTCAAGAtcattatatttaaaaaatactagttagcataacaACTAACTGATTTAACATAATTAGGTCAACCCAGCCTCGTCTCCACGTGTAACTGTAAAACACAGTCAGGCCTATTGTCAACTTCATTGTGTTCTATCTAGCGCATaatcttggtttaaattttgctATTCGATCATGCTCTTCAGGCAACTTTACTCAAGACAGAAATTCGGTAATGTTTACGCTTACAATTTCGCTctcattttttatttccttcGGGAAAATATGAATGTTCCATCATGCACGACGTTTGCAAAAAATACTTCTCAAACCGATCTTCAAGAATATAAATAACCTATTCCCTAGAACAAAATATCGTGGGATGTTTGTATTCGTTTTTGGTGTTACTAATACTCTACGGaacatatttattatatataaaATGGTAAGTTTTATCTTGGAAGAGAGCATAcaaatttttctacttttaataCCCACCATAAGTGGCAATCTCCCACAACACAATACCATACGACCATCTTTaagaaaacgaaagaaacagaaagataTTACTATAAGTCAAAGAATAATTCAATTTACATACATGAGTAAACGGTATAGTTAGGAAACCTACACGTCACTTTTGGAAGTATATACACGATCCTTTAACGATTCTAACGCCATCCATCTCCAAGGTACTTTACCCTATagaagagaaaacaaatctCTTTTTAGAAGCTACAGACAGTAGgttaggaaaaagaaaagggtGAAGTAAAAAGCTTTATGCTAGCGCTAACGTACTTGGATTGTATGGTTAAACTAAGGATACTAGAAAAAGAGTGATTCCCGAACTAACATGTACTTACAGAGGATGTTTTGGTGTAAATGCCATCGAACGAGATATCCCTTGCCAATCCAAAGTCACCAACTTTGGCTACGAGGTTTTCGCCAATGAAGACATTTCTAGCTGAAAGGTCGCGATGAAGAGCTATAGGGAGagattcaaacatacagaagaTACCTGCGAAGTAAGTGAGAACGCTTGAGAACGATCTGCATAGGAGGCTATCTTAGTCCTGATAGAGGTGCAATTGCAAGAACAaacaattgaccactccagaaaataccataacataccataatgatctttgtttgtcaccccaaaatttgcataagcattgtctacaatttctcttgggagttaaaatggccccaagagaaactgaaaacaatgcttatgcaaaattttggggtgacaaacaaagagcattatggtatgttatagtattttctggagtggtcaattccCTGACCAAAGCGTGGCAAGTTTGGTCGCAGACCTTCAAtcgtctgtttgttttgtttttgttctttttttttcatagacgCTCCACTAAATGAAGTTAATATTATGGGATATAAAACTGCAGGGCGACCTGTGACGGTCATCTTTTAGATTCTTAGTTGATATCCAAATAGTGATGGTTCAACCATGAGAGCAACTCGACCTCCCTTCCCCTCCTCTGCTTTTGAAAGGGTCtaattttcattcttttatgTCAGTTTTAATACAAGTATACACTATGGTCTAGTTATCAATATACATAACGCGCGTACAATATGGTTTATAGGATGCAGACAGCCCTTAATATTCATTCATCAATGTGGCAAGCAAACGAAGAGGCTCAGTGAAGCGGAAAGAGTACCATCCTTTGAGAATAGAAGAGAGCATGCCCAAACTTAAATTTTATCAAAGACTGAATTTTCTTGGCTTGAAATAGTTTCATTCTGTCCTATGCTCGATTTTTCCAGCGACTTGAATCCCTCAAGGTTGAGGTTTAGTTTTCTCACTCCTGGTTAGCTTTTCCCTGCAACACAGACTATTTCTGGCTTTacagttttctgaatttttcagTTACTGATACAATGCGTTGAAGAAGGGTAATAGAACTTCTGTCAGTTCGTACCTTTTTCTCCTCTAAGTGTTGCATTCCCAAAGCAATTTGATATGCAATAACTAGTAACTCCCGGTCGTTTAGCCCAAAATGCACATTTTCATAAGTACTCGCTTCGCCAGGAACGCCTACCATCCGCTTTGATTTCAGGAATTTTTCCAGGCTTCCATTAGGGATAAGTTCAGTCACAACAAGAATCTCCtctagaaaaataataaattgataATATAGTAATGAAAATCATCCCTGTTAAATCAACGTTAATAGATAATACTGACTAGGATAAAACATAGC from Porites lutea chromosome 6, jaPorLute2.1, whole genome shotgun sequence includes the following:
- the LOC140941952 gene encoding tyrosine-protein kinase receptor Tie-1-like: MFESLPIALHRDLSARNVFIGENLVAKVGDFGLARDISFDGIYTKTSSGKVPWRWMALESLKDRVYTSKSDVWSYGIVLWEIATYGEVPYPNIIILADLISWLSMGNRMSRPEHSSDELYEMMRLCWLENPLMRPTFAEITKRFQYYLREYKRNYVNVTDGGSEKDPEVSLLDGISLTKTTTV